From one Drosophila gunungcola strain Sukarami chromosome 2R unlocalized genomic scaffold, Dgunungcola_SK_2 000006F, whole genome shotgun sequence genomic stretch:
- the LOC128254847 gene encoding WD repeat-containing protein 19 isoform X3: MGIRQLFIDIEGTKVIFIDDHSQGYVFLPVVEEALLIPDIPKQCLGCLWDLTQPNIFISYDARIVNTHTFVRHSVQGTHTLKVGESKLNPGQFPLLLCGGEMALHIDGGQYATQSLSTHVVNPSNSQTANLQVLLRLRNYDEAFKLCKQMNLSSAWREFGEQAIADLEPDIAIRAYRQLGEAAFVNALGELRYVEDLDMLIGCCCTLLGQYDQAKEHMLKGVYTRAALELCRDLLQWDQALLLAHKNDPQEVPYIAREYAQQLEFTGNYADALYHYEKGYKEDLINSKETDNAALMDSSPEYEEHVRLCKMGIARTSIRAGDFRRGIQYAVELEDQQLLFDCAELLATVGHLTEAAGLYERGGFYDEACGHYIALKMWNKANNVLPKVKSTKLHAAYAKAKENDGHFEEAIRSYRIAGDLDACVRIYLDHLCDPHAASEIVLESRSMDAAKLLAKFYQKIGDVEQALQFLVICGCVEEAFALAQRHNKLRRHGELLERYENAKSSDYLALAHYFEGEKYTLLAGKYYFLAREFTKALRFLLKASAFNNEEQVSLSLAIDCVATSNNEQLASQLIEFLLGEVDGVPKDPRYLFRLYMARKHYKDAAKTAVIIANQEQLAGNYKSARDLLYSMYQELRRNNLSVTAEMRHQFILLHRYTLVRIHVKLGNHLLAAKLLVQVAACISQFPEHIIPILTSTVIECHRAGLKKSAFTYASTLMRPDYRNQLDSRYAKKIESIVRKAPKGIKQLRDEIDDETMECPICDSNLANMEVTCYSCKTTLPICIATGQHIIKQLMTSCPQCDFLCFRAEMENILSENGECPMCGEHVAPEQLLDVEDIRPYILAAS; this comes from the exons ATGGGCATTCGGCAGCTTTTCATCGACATCGAAGGCACCAAGGTCATATTCATAGACGATCATTCCCAGGGCTATGTGTTTCTGCCCGTGGTGGAGGAGGCCTTGCTCATACCGGACATTCCCAAGCAGTGTCTCGGCTGTCTGTGGGATCTTACGCAGCCGAATATATTCATCAGCTACGATGCGAGAATCGTGAATACTCACACATTTGTGCGACACTCTGTGCAAGGCACACACACCTTAAAGGTGGGTGAGTCCAAGCTCAATCCGGGACAATTTCCACTGTTGTTGTGTGGCGGGGAAATGGCGCTGCACATTGATGGTGGTCAGTACGCCACCCAGTCGCTCAGCACCCACGTCGTGAATCCAAGCAACAGTCAGACGGCGAACCTTCAGGTGCTCCTGCGGCTGAGAAACTACGACGAGGCCTTCAAGCTGTGCAAGCAGATGAATCTGAGCAGCGCCTGGCGGGAGTTTGGAGAGCAGGCCATTGCAGATCTAGAACCGGATATAG CCATTCGAGCGTATCGTCAGCTGGGCGAAGCTGCTTTTGTAAATGCCTTGGGCGAACTACGCTATGTCGAAGACTTGGACATGCTTATAGGCTGCTGTTGTACGCTTTTGGGTCAGTATGACCAGGCCAAGGAGCACATGCTGAAGGGAGTTTATACCCGAGCAGCCCTGGAACTCTGCCGGGATCTACTGCAATGGGATCAGGCGCTGCTCCTGGCCCACAAAAACGATCCCCAAGAGGTGCCCTATATAGCCAGGGAGTACGCCCAGCAATTGGAGTTCAC TGGCAACTATGCAGATGCTCTTTACCACTACGAGAAGGGCTACAAGGAGGATTTGATCAACAGCAAGGAGACTGATAATGCTGCTTTAATGGATAGTTCACCCGAGTATGAGGAGCATGTGCGTCTTTGCAAAATGGGCATTGCTAGGACCTCTATCAGGGCGGGAGACTTTAGACGAGGG ATTCAATATGCCGTGGAGCTGGAGGACCAGCAGCTTCTGTTTGACTGCGCTGAACTATTGGCCACCGTGGGACATCTTACCGAGGCAGCGGGATTGTACGAACGCGGTGGCTTCTATGATGAGGCCTGTGGCCACTACATTGCTCTAAAGATGTGGAACAAAGCCAACAATGTCCTGCCCAAGGTGAAGAGCACCAAACTACATGCCGCCTATGCCAAGGCGAAGGAGAACGATGGGCACTTCGAGGAGGCCATAAGGAGCTATCGTATTGCCGGTGACTTGGATGCCTGTGTTAGGATCTATCTGGACCATCTTTGCGATCCCCACGCAGCCTCCGAAATCGTTTTGGAGTCGCGTTCCATGGACGCTGCCAAACTTCTGGCCAAGTTCTACCAGAAGATCGGCGATGTGGAGCAGGCTCTTCAGTTCCTTGTCATCTGCGGCTGTGTGGAGGAGGCCTTTGCCCTCGCCCAGCGACACAACAAGTTGAGGCGTCATGGCGAGCTCCTAGAGCGATATGAGAATGCCAAATCCTCCGATTATTTGGCTCTGGCCCACTACTTCGAGGGTGAAAAGTACACACTACTGGCGGGAAAGTATTACTTTCTGGCCAGGGAGTTTACCAAGGCGTTGAGGTTTTTGCTCAAAGCATCGGCGTTTAACAACGAGGAGCAGGTTTCGCTATCGCTGGCCATTGACTGTGTGGCCACCTCGAACAATGAGCAGCTAGCCTCCCAACTTATCGAGTTTCTGTTGGGTGAAGTTGATGGCGTACCCAAGGATCCCCGGTATCTTTTTCGCTTATACATGGCTAGAAAACACTACAAGGATGCGGCCAAGACGGCTGTTATTATCGCCAACCAGGAACAGCTCGCTGGAAACTACAAGTCGGCAAGGGACCTATTGTACTCCATGTACCAGGAGCTACGCCGGAACAATCTGTCGGTGACGGCTGAAATGAGGCACCAATTTATCTTACTACATCGCTACACCTTGGTGCGAATTCACGTTAAACTGGGCAACCATTTGTTGGCCGCCAAACTTCTGGTTCAAGTGGCCGCCTGCATATCCCAGTTTCCAGAGC ACATCATTCCCATTCTCACCTCCACCGTAATTGAGTGTCATCGAGCTGGTCTCAAGAAGTCGGCCTTTACCTATGCCTCCACTCTGATGCGCCCGGATTACAGGAACCAACTAGACTCGCGCTATGCGAAGAAGATCGAGTCGATTGTGCGCAAGGCTCCCAAGGGCATCAAGCAGTTGCGGGATGAGATCGACGACGAGACCATGGAGTGTCCCATCTGCGACTCGAACCTGGCCAACATGGAGGTCACCTGCTACAGCTGCAAGACCACACTGCCCATCTGCATCGCCACTGGACAGCACATTATCAAGCAGCTGATGACCTCCTGTCCGCAATGCGATTTTCTTTGCTTCCGTGCCGAGATGGAGAA tattcTGTCGGAAAATGGAGAGTGTCCCATGTGTGGCGAGCACGTGGCACCGGAGCAGCTACTGGATGTGGAGGACATTCGGCCCTACATTCTGGCAGCATCTTAG
- the LOC128254847 gene encoding WD repeat-containing protein 19 isoform X1 produces the protein MSFEKILYKYEEPHGIGDVYFIWQKALLATTGTDGSVALYNRQGQLVQRIILSGLCSGFAWDQEGDLLGIITSGSPNITLWDYNSQEKISVETGLRDPLTCILWSKQHQLLAVGTGRGNLAIYNHRSGKRPTPVLGKHSKRITCGAWSAQNLLALGSEDKSFSLSNEDGDTVRVVQLRDAPTDMYFAEMANDERIAGDNAISMIIGKRTLFLYYLPEPENPTELGFQSRYGSLMQHKWFGDGYILLGFSNGHVVAISTHPKDVGQELWQVKNHKDTLTGLAYCPTLDIVASCGDDSSIKIHSITNLQETERIITVPDHAGVQMIDWSPDGQLLAVTTNHGTVYIYVTKLPHLFAVSAPRIVMLSSLAEVSIYVYAPEKTKSLPFRLPLEGEPTFMAVGPYNFAAGIEKHVWFYDLGKSLGEEPRPLSERDFPRSVESMRLNADYCAALCPPQLILQAIAADNPNCKDKLQAVFPTALPNMPSDVVITCFALSQELLIFATDIGHLVFYSLEKWDSCTIYRHSMGIRQLFIDIEGTKVIFIDDHSQGYVFLPVVEEALLIPDIPKQCLGCLWDLTQPNIFISYDARIVNTHTFVRHSVQGTHTLKVGESKLNPGQFPLLLCGGEMALHIDGGQYATQSLSTHVVNPSNSQTANLQVLLRLRNYDEAFKLCKQMNLSSAWREFGEQAIADLEPDIAIRAYRQLGEAAFVNALGELRYVEDLDMLIGCCCTLLGQYDQAKEHMLKGVYTRAALELCRDLLQWDQALLLAHKNDPQEVPYIAREYAQQLEFTGNYADALYHYEKGYKEDLINSKETDNAALMDSSPEYEEHVRLCKMGIARTSIRAGDFRRGIQYAVELEDQQLLFDCAELLATVGHLTEAAGLYERGGFYDEACGHYIALKMWNKANNVLPKVKSTKLHAAYAKAKENDGHFEEAIRSYRIAGDLDACVRIYLDHLCDPHAASEIVLESRSMDAAKLLAKFYQKIGDVEQALQFLVICGCVEEAFALAQRHNKLRRHGELLERYENAKSSDYLALAHYFEGEKYTLLAGKYYFLAREFTKALRFLLKASAFNNEEQVSLSLAIDCVATSNNEQLASQLIEFLLGEVDGVPKDPRYLFRLYMARKHYKDAAKTAVIIANQEQLAGNYKSARDLLYSMYQELRRNNLSVTAEMRHQFILLHRYTLVRIHVKLGNHLLAAKLLVQVAACISQFPEHIIPILTSTVIECHRAGLKKSAFTYASTLMRPDYRNQLDSRYAKKIESIVRKAPKGIKQLRDEIDDETMECPICDSNLANMEVTCYSCKTTLPICIATGQHIIKQLMTSCPQCDFLCFRAEMENILSENGECPMCGEHVAPEQLLDVEDIRPYILAAS, from the exons ATGTCCTTTGAAAAGATACTGTACAAGTATGAGGAACCGCACGGTATCGGGGATGTGTACTTCATTTGGCAGAAGGCCCTGTTGGCCACCACCGGAACCGATGGCTCCGTGGCCCTGTACAATCGCCAGGGGCAGCTGGTGCAGCGCATCATACTCTCGGG GCTCTGCTCGGGATTCGCATGGGACCAGGAGGGCGATCTGCTGGGCATCATCACCAGCGGTTCGCCCAACATAACCCTATGGGACTACAacagccaggaaaagatcagcGTGGAAACGGGCCTGCGAGATCCGCTGACCTGCATCCTGTGGTCCAAGCAGCATCAGCTACTGGCCGTGGGCACTGGGCGCGGCAACCTGGCCATCTACAACCACCGCAGCGGAAAGCGACCCACTCCAGTGCTGGGCAAGCACAGCAAACGAATCACCTGCGGCGCGTGGTCCGCCCAGAACCTACTGGCACTCGGCTCGGAGGACAAGAGCTTCTCGCTGAGCAACGAGGATGGGGACACGGTGCGTGTTGTCCAGCTAAGGGACGCACCCACCGACATGTACTTCGCCGAAATGGCCAATGACGAACGCATTGCCGGGGACAATGCCATCAGCATGATCATCGGCAAGCGCACCCTGTTCCTCTACTACCTGCCCGAGCCGGAGAATCCCACGGAGCTGGGCTTCCAGAGTCGCTATGGATCGCTGATGCAGCACAAGTGGTTCGGCGATGGCTACATCCTGCTGGGCTTCTCCAACGGACATGTGGTGGCCATCTCCACGCATCCCAAGGACGTCGGCCAGGAGCTGTGGCAGGTGAAGAACCACAAGGACACGCTGACGGGGCTGGCCTACTGCCCCACCCTGGACATAGTGGCCTCTTGCGGAGACGACAG CAGCATTAAGATTCACTCAATAACGAATCTCCAGGAAACAGAGCGAATCATAACCGTGCCCGACCATGCCGGTGTCCAGATGATCGACTGGTCTCCCGATGGTCAACTGCTGGCTGTGACCACGAACCACGGCACTGTCTACATCTATGTGACTAAGCTGCCGCACCTTTTCGCCGTTTCCGCTCCTCGGATTGTGATGCTGAGCAGTCTGGCCGAGGTGTCCATCTATGTGTACGCCCCGGAAAAGACCAAATCACTGCCTTTCCGCTTGCCACTGGAGGGAGAGCCCACCTTCATGGCCGTGGGCCCCTATAACTTTGCCGCCGGAATCGAGAAGCACGTTTGGTTCTATGATCTCGGAAAGAGCCTGGGCGAGGAGCCGCGTCCACTTAGCGAACGCGACTTCCCGCGAAGCGTGGAGAGCATGAGGCTGAATGCCGACTACTGTGCCGCTCTTTGTCCGCCGCAGCTGATCCTTCAGGCCATCGCCGCTGACAATCCCAACTGCAAGGACAAGCTGCAGGCTGTGTTCCCCACTGCGTTGCCCAATATGCCCAGCGACGTGGTTATCACATGCTTTGCATTAAGCCAGGAACTGCTGATATTCGCCACTGAT ATAGGTCACCTGGTTTTTTACTCACTGGAAAAGTGGGACAGCTGCACCATCTACAGGCATAGTATGGGCATTCGGCAGCTTTTCATCGACATCGAAGGCACCAAGGTCATATTCATAGACGATCATTCCCAGGGCTATGTGTTTCTGCCCGTGGTGGAGGAGGCCTTGCTCATACCGGACATTCCCAAGCAGTGTCTCGGCTGTCTGTGGGATCTTACGCAGCCGAATATATTCATCAGCTACGATGCGAGAATCGTGAATACTCACACATTTGTGCGACACTCTGTGCAAGGCACACACACCTTAAAGGTGGGTGAGTCCAAGCTCAATCCGGGACAATTTCCACTGTTGTTGTGTGGCGGGGAAATGGCGCTGCACATTGATGGTGGTCAGTACGCCACCCAGTCGCTCAGCACCCACGTCGTGAATCCAAGCAACAGTCAGACGGCGAACCTTCAGGTGCTCCTGCGGCTGAGAAACTACGACGAGGCCTTCAAGCTGTGCAAGCAGATGAATCTGAGCAGCGCCTGGCGGGAGTTTGGAGAGCAGGCCATTGCAGATCTAGAACCGGATATAG CCATTCGAGCGTATCGTCAGCTGGGCGAAGCTGCTTTTGTAAATGCCTTGGGCGAACTACGCTATGTCGAAGACTTGGACATGCTTATAGGCTGCTGTTGTACGCTTTTGGGTCAGTATGACCAGGCCAAGGAGCACATGCTGAAGGGAGTTTATACCCGAGCAGCCCTGGAACTCTGCCGGGATCTACTGCAATGGGATCAGGCGCTGCTCCTGGCCCACAAAAACGATCCCCAAGAGGTGCCCTATATAGCCAGGGAGTACGCCCAGCAATTGGAGTTCAC TGGCAACTATGCAGATGCTCTTTACCACTACGAGAAGGGCTACAAGGAGGATTTGATCAACAGCAAGGAGACTGATAATGCTGCTTTAATGGATAGTTCACCCGAGTATGAGGAGCATGTGCGTCTTTGCAAAATGGGCATTGCTAGGACCTCTATCAGGGCGGGAGACTTTAGACGAGGG ATTCAATATGCCGTGGAGCTGGAGGACCAGCAGCTTCTGTTTGACTGCGCTGAACTATTGGCCACCGTGGGACATCTTACCGAGGCAGCGGGATTGTACGAACGCGGTGGCTTCTATGATGAGGCCTGTGGCCACTACATTGCTCTAAAGATGTGGAACAAAGCCAACAATGTCCTGCCCAAGGTGAAGAGCACCAAACTACATGCCGCCTATGCCAAGGCGAAGGAGAACGATGGGCACTTCGAGGAGGCCATAAGGAGCTATCGTATTGCCGGTGACTTGGATGCCTGTGTTAGGATCTATCTGGACCATCTTTGCGATCCCCACGCAGCCTCCGAAATCGTTTTGGAGTCGCGTTCCATGGACGCTGCCAAACTTCTGGCCAAGTTCTACCAGAAGATCGGCGATGTGGAGCAGGCTCTTCAGTTCCTTGTCATCTGCGGCTGTGTGGAGGAGGCCTTTGCCCTCGCCCAGCGACACAACAAGTTGAGGCGTCATGGCGAGCTCCTAGAGCGATATGAGAATGCCAAATCCTCCGATTATTTGGCTCTGGCCCACTACTTCGAGGGTGAAAAGTACACACTACTGGCGGGAAAGTATTACTTTCTGGCCAGGGAGTTTACCAAGGCGTTGAGGTTTTTGCTCAAAGCATCGGCGTTTAACAACGAGGAGCAGGTTTCGCTATCGCTGGCCATTGACTGTGTGGCCACCTCGAACAATGAGCAGCTAGCCTCCCAACTTATCGAGTTTCTGTTGGGTGAAGTTGATGGCGTACCCAAGGATCCCCGGTATCTTTTTCGCTTATACATGGCTAGAAAACACTACAAGGATGCGGCCAAGACGGCTGTTATTATCGCCAACCAGGAACAGCTCGCTGGAAACTACAAGTCGGCAAGGGACCTATTGTACTCCATGTACCAGGAGCTACGCCGGAACAATCTGTCGGTGACGGCTGAAATGAGGCACCAATTTATCTTACTACATCGCTACACCTTGGTGCGAATTCACGTTAAACTGGGCAACCATTTGTTGGCCGCCAAACTTCTGGTTCAAGTGGCCGCCTGCATATCCCAGTTTCCAGAGC ACATCATTCCCATTCTCACCTCCACCGTAATTGAGTGTCATCGAGCTGGTCTCAAGAAGTCGGCCTTTACCTATGCCTCCACTCTGATGCGCCCGGATTACAGGAACCAACTAGACTCGCGCTATGCGAAGAAGATCGAGTCGATTGTGCGCAAGGCTCCCAAGGGCATCAAGCAGTTGCGGGATGAGATCGACGACGAGACCATGGAGTGTCCCATCTGCGACTCGAACCTGGCCAACATGGAGGTCACCTGCTACAGCTGCAAGACCACACTGCCCATCTGCATCGCCACTGGACAGCACATTATCAAGCAGCTGATGACCTCCTGTCCGCAATGCGATTTTCTTTGCTTCCGTGCCGAGATGGAGAA tattcTGTCGGAAAATGGAGAGTGTCCCATGTGTGGCGAGCACGTGGCACCGGAGCAGCTACTGGATGTGGAGGACATTCGGCCCTACATTCTGGCAGCATCTTAG
- the LOC128254847 gene encoding WD repeat-containing protein 19 isoform X2 gives MSFEKILYKYEEPHGIGDVYFIWQKALLATTGTDGSVALYNRQGQLVQRIILSGLCSGFAWDQEGDLLGIITSGSPNITLWDYNSQEKISVETGLRDPLTCILWSKQHQLLAVGTGRGNLAIYNHRSGKRPTPVLGKHSKRITCGAWSAQNLLALGSEDKSFSLSNEDGDTVRVVQLRDAPTDMYFAEMANDERIAGDNAISMIIGKRTLFLYYLPEPENPTELGFQSRYGSLMQHKWFGDGYILLGFSNGHVVAISTHPKDVGQELWQVKNHKDTLTGLAYCPTLDIVASCGDDSIKIHSITNLQETERIITVPDHAGVQMIDWSPDGQLLAVTTNHGTVYIYVTKLPHLFAVSAPRIVMLSSLAEVSIYVYAPEKTKSLPFRLPLEGEPTFMAVGPYNFAAGIEKHVWFYDLGKSLGEEPRPLSERDFPRSVESMRLNADYCAALCPPQLILQAIAADNPNCKDKLQAVFPTALPNMPSDVVITCFALSQELLIFATDIGHLVFYSLEKWDSCTIYRHSMGIRQLFIDIEGTKVIFIDDHSQGYVFLPVVEEALLIPDIPKQCLGCLWDLTQPNIFISYDARIVNTHTFVRHSVQGTHTLKVGESKLNPGQFPLLLCGGEMALHIDGGQYATQSLSTHVVNPSNSQTANLQVLLRLRNYDEAFKLCKQMNLSSAWREFGEQAIADLEPDIAIRAYRQLGEAAFVNALGELRYVEDLDMLIGCCCTLLGQYDQAKEHMLKGVYTRAALELCRDLLQWDQALLLAHKNDPQEVPYIAREYAQQLEFTGNYADALYHYEKGYKEDLINSKETDNAALMDSSPEYEEHVRLCKMGIARTSIRAGDFRRGIQYAVELEDQQLLFDCAELLATVGHLTEAAGLYERGGFYDEACGHYIALKMWNKANNVLPKVKSTKLHAAYAKAKENDGHFEEAIRSYRIAGDLDACVRIYLDHLCDPHAASEIVLESRSMDAAKLLAKFYQKIGDVEQALQFLVICGCVEEAFALAQRHNKLRRHGELLERYENAKSSDYLALAHYFEGEKYTLLAGKYYFLAREFTKALRFLLKASAFNNEEQVSLSLAIDCVATSNNEQLASQLIEFLLGEVDGVPKDPRYLFRLYMARKHYKDAAKTAVIIANQEQLAGNYKSARDLLYSMYQELRRNNLSVTAEMRHQFILLHRYTLVRIHVKLGNHLLAAKLLVQVAACISQFPEHIIPILTSTVIECHRAGLKKSAFTYASTLMRPDYRNQLDSRYAKKIESIVRKAPKGIKQLRDEIDDETMECPICDSNLANMEVTCYSCKTTLPICIATGQHIIKQLMTSCPQCDFLCFRAEMENILSENGECPMCGEHVAPEQLLDVEDIRPYILAAS, from the exons ATGTCCTTTGAAAAGATACTGTACAAGTATGAGGAACCGCACGGTATCGGGGATGTGTACTTCATTTGGCAGAAGGCCCTGTTGGCCACCACCGGAACCGATGGCTCCGTGGCCCTGTACAATCGCCAGGGGCAGCTGGTGCAGCGCATCATACTCTCGGG GCTCTGCTCGGGATTCGCATGGGACCAGGAGGGCGATCTGCTGGGCATCATCACCAGCGGTTCGCCCAACATAACCCTATGGGACTACAacagccaggaaaagatcagcGTGGAAACGGGCCTGCGAGATCCGCTGACCTGCATCCTGTGGTCCAAGCAGCATCAGCTACTGGCCGTGGGCACTGGGCGCGGCAACCTGGCCATCTACAACCACCGCAGCGGAAAGCGACCCACTCCAGTGCTGGGCAAGCACAGCAAACGAATCACCTGCGGCGCGTGGTCCGCCCAGAACCTACTGGCACTCGGCTCGGAGGACAAGAGCTTCTCGCTGAGCAACGAGGATGGGGACACGGTGCGTGTTGTCCAGCTAAGGGACGCACCCACCGACATGTACTTCGCCGAAATGGCCAATGACGAACGCATTGCCGGGGACAATGCCATCAGCATGATCATCGGCAAGCGCACCCTGTTCCTCTACTACCTGCCCGAGCCGGAGAATCCCACGGAGCTGGGCTTCCAGAGTCGCTATGGATCGCTGATGCAGCACAAGTGGTTCGGCGATGGCTACATCCTGCTGGGCTTCTCCAACGGACATGTGGTGGCCATCTCCACGCATCCCAAGGACGTCGGCCAGGAGCTGTGGCAGGTGAAGAACCACAAGGACACGCTGACGGGGCTGGCCTACTGCCCCACCCTGGACATAGTGGCCTCTTGCGGAGACGACAG CATTAAGATTCACTCAATAACGAATCTCCAGGAAACAGAGCGAATCATAACCGTGCCCGACCATGCCGGTGTCCAGATGATCGACTGGTCTCCCGATGGTCAACTGCTGGCTGTGACCACGAACCACGGCACTGTCTACATCTATGTGACTAAGCTGCCGCACCTTTTCGCCGTTTCCGCTCCTCGGATTGTGATGCTGAGCAGTCTGGCCGAGGTGTCCATCTATGTGTACGCCCCGGAAAAGACCAAATCACTGCCTTTCCGCTTGCCACTGGAGGGAGAGCCCACCTTCATGGCCGTGGGCCCCTATAACTTTGCCGCCGGAATCGAGAAGCACGTTTGGTTCTATGATCTCGGAAAGAGCCTGGGCGAGGAGCCGCGTCCACTTAGCGAACGCGACTTCCCGCGAAGCGTGGAGAGCATGAGGCTGAATGCCGACTACTGTGCCGCTCTTTGTCCGCCGCAGCTGATCCTTCAGGCCATCGCCGCTGACAATCCCAACTGCAAGGACAAGCTGCAGGCTGTGTTCCCCACTGCGTTGCCCAATATGCCCAGCGACGTGGTTATCACATGCTTTGCATTAAGCCAGGAACTGCTGATATTCGCCACTGAT ATAGGTCACCTGGTTTTTTACTCACTGGAAAAGTGGGACAGCTGCACCATCTACAGGCATAGTATGGGCATTCGGCAGCTTTTCATCGACATCGAAGGCACCAAGGTCATATTCATAGACGATCATTCCCAGGGCTATGTGTTTCTGCCCGTGGTGGAGGAGGCCTTGCTCATACCGGACATTCCCAAGCAGTGTCTCGGCTGTCTGTGGGATCTTACGCAGCCGAATATATTCATCAGCTACGATGCGAGAATCGTGAATACTCACACATTTGTGCGACACTCTGTGCAAGGCACACACACCTTAAAGGTGGGTGAGTCCAAGCTCAATCCGGGACAATTTCCACTGTTGTTGTGTGGCGGGGAAATGGCGCTGCACATTGATGGTGGTCAGTACGCCACCCAGTCGCTCAGCACCCACGTCGTGAATCCAAGCAACAGTCAGACGGCGAACCTTCAGGTGCTCCTGCGGCTGAGAAACTACGACGAGGCCTTCAAGCTGTGCAAGCAGATGAATCTGAGCAGCGCCTGGCGGGAGTTTGGAGAGCAGGCCATTGCAGATCTAGAACCGGATATAG CCATTCGAGCGTATCGTCAGCTGGGCGAAGCTGCTTTTGTAAATGCCTTGGGCGAACTACGCTATGTCGAAGACTTGGACATGCTTATAGGCTGCTGTTGTACGCTTTTGGGTCAGTATGACCAGGCCAAGGAGCACATGCTGAAGGGAGTTTATACCCGAGCAGCCCTGGAACTCTGCCGGGATCTACTGCAATGGGATCAGGCGCTGCTCCTGGCCCACAAAAACGATCCCCAAGAGGTGCCCTATATAGCCAGGGAGTACGCCCAGCAATTGGAGTTCAC TGGCAACTATGCAGATGCTCTTTACCACTACGAGAAGGGCTACAAGGAGGATTTGATCAACAGCAAGGAGACTGATAATGCTGCTTTAATGGATAGTTCACCCGAGTATGAGGAGCATGTGCGTCTTTGCAAAATGGGCATTGCTAGGACCTCTATCAGGGCGGGAGACTTTAGACGAGGG ATTCAATATGCCGTGGAGCTGGAGGACCAGCAGCTTCTGTTTGACTGCGCTGAACTATTGGCCACCGTGGGACATCTTACCGAGGCAGCGGGATTGTACGAACGCGGTGGCTTCTATGATGAGGCCTGTGGCCACTACATTGCTCTAAAGATGTGGAACAAAGCCAACAATGTCCTGCCCAAGGTGAAGAGCACCAAACTACATGCCGCCTATGCCAAGGCGAAGGAGAACGATGGGCACTTCGAGGAGGCCATAAGGAGCTATCGTATTGCCGGTGACTTGGATGCCTGTGTTAGGATCTATCTGGACCATCTTTGCGATCCCCACGCAGCCTCCGAAATCGTTTTGGAGTCGCGTTCCATGGACGCTGCCAAACTTCTGGCCAAGTTCTACCAGAAGATCGGCGATGTGGAGCAGGCTCTTCAGTTCCTTGTCATCTGCGGCTGTGTGGAGGAGGCCTTTGCCCTCGCCCAGCGACACAACAAGTTGAGGCGTCATGGCGAGCTCCTAGAGCGATATGAGAATGCCAAATCCTCCGATTATTTGGCTCTGGCCCACTACTTCGAGGGTGAAAAGTACACACTACTGGCGGGAAAGTATTACTTTCTGGCCAGGGAGTTTACCAAGGCGTTGAGGTTTTTGCTCAAAGCATCGGCGTTTAACAACGAGGAGCAGGTTTCGCTATCGCTGGCCATTGACTGTGTGGCCACCTCGAACAATGAGCAGCTAGCCTCCCAACTTATCGAGTTTCTGTTGGGTGAAGTTGATGGCGTACCCAAGGATCCCCGGTATCTTTTTCGCTTATACATGGCTAGAAAACACTACAAGGATGCGGCCAAGACGGCTGTTATTATCGCCAACCAGGAACAGCTCGCTGGAAACTACAAGTCGGCAAGGGACCTATTGTACTCCATGTACCAGGAGCTACGCCGGAACAATCTGTCGGTGACGGCTGAAATGAGGCACCAATTTATCTTACTACATCGCTACACCTTGGTGCGAATTCACGTTAAACTGGGCAACCATTTGTTGGCCGCCAAACTTCTGGTTCAAGTGGCCGCCTGCATATCCCAGTTTCCAGAGC ACATCATTCCCATTCTCACCTCCACCGTAATTGAGTGTCATCGAGCTGGTCTCAAGAAGTCGGCCTTTACCTATGCCTCCACTCTGATGCGCCCGGATTACAGGAACCAACTAGACTCGCGCTATGCGAAGAAGATCGAGTCGATTGTGCGCAAGGCTCCCAAGGGCATCAAGCAGTTGCGGGATGAGATCGACGACGAGACCATGGAGTGTCCCATCTGCGACTCGAACCTGGCCAACATGGAGGTCACCTGCTACAGCTGCAAGACCACACTGCCCATCTGCATCGCCACTGGACAGCACATTATCAAGCAGCTGATGACCTCCTGTCCGCAATGCGATTTTCTTTGCTTCCGTGCCGAGATGGAGAA tattcTGTCGGAAAATGGAGAGTGTCCCATGTGTGGCGAGCACGTGGCACCGGAGCAGCTACTGGATGTGGAGGACATTCGGCCCTACATTCTGGCAGCATCTTAG